One region of Bacteroidia bacterium genomic DNA includes:
- a CDS encoding MotA/TolQ/ExbB proton channel family protein, with protein MENTEIKNSGSAWKSYSSPAIIALALVAGIVIYVFVMGNPENFEGGNPANHPKAGNVLGLMYKGGKIVPIAMGIFLMLITFSIERIITLLSAAGKGSMDVFVHKIQNYLEQDNIEAAMAECDTQKGSVGNVIKATLRKYKEMSKEQIMDKEQKILAIQKSLEEATALELPMLEKNLTIIATIVSIGTLIGLIGTVLGMIAAFSALATAGAPDAVALANGISEALINTAIGITTSTIATIAYNYFTSSIDTMSYRIDEAGYSIVQTFGSKY; from the coding sequence ATGGAAAACACTGAAATTAAGAATAGCGGAAGTGCTTGGAAATCATATTCATCTCCGGCAATTATCGCTTTAGCACTCGTTGCAGGTATTGTGATTTATGTGTTTGTTATGGGAAATCCTGAAAATTTTGAAGGAGGTAACCCGGCAAACCACCCAAAAGCAGGTAACGTACTCGGTTTAATGTATAAAGGCGGTAAAATCGTTCCCATAGCTATGGGGATTTTTTTGATGCTCATCACATTCTCTATCGAGAGAATAATCACCTTATTGTCTGCTGCCGGAAAAGGCTCGATGGACGTTTTTGTGCATAAAATCCAAAACTACTTAGAGCAAGATAATATAGAGGCAGCTATGGCTGAGTGTGATACTCAAAAAGGTTCTGTCGGTAATGTTATAAAAGCAACCCTACGGAAGTATAAAGAAATGTCAAAAGAGCAGATTATGGATAAAGAACAAAAAATCTTAGCTATCCAAAAATCCTTAGAAGAAGCTACTGCCTTAGAGCTACCTATGTTAGAGAAAAACCTTACTATTATTGCTACAATTGTTTCTATCGGTACGTTAATAGGACTTATTGGAACGGTGTTGGGTATGATTGCAGCTTTCTCTGCATTGGCTACTGCCGGCGCACCGGATGCCGTAGCTTTAGCAAATGGTATTTCAGAAGCGCTTATTAACACCGCCATTGGGATTACCACCTCTACTATTGCCACAATCGCCTATAACTACTTTACTTCCAGTATTGATACCATGAGCTATCGGATTGATGAGGCTGGTTATAGCATCGTCCAGACTTTTGGCTCGAAATATTAA
- a CDS encoding biopolymer transporter ExbD: MPKAKMARKSTTIDMTAMVDLAFLLITFFMLTTKFRPNEAVQVEIPTSVSDTKLPPTDILTITVAPDGRIFFGVDSKNTKISIAHKIAERKGIEFTPEEIHNFSILGDYGVPFANLKQYLGLSSKEQERVQLPGIPADSTNNELAEWIVMARLSNPKLRIAIKGDKNTPYPAIKKVIGTLQDKNVNKFNLITGNEANPNK; the protein is encoded by the coding sequence ATGCCAAAGGCAAAAATGGCACGCAAAAGCACAACCATTGACATGACTGCAATGGTTGACTTGGCGTTCCTATTGATTACGTTCTTTATGCTTACTACGAAGTTTCGCCCAAACGAAGCCGTTCAGGTAGAAATCCCAACGTCTGTATCAGATACGAAACTTCCACCTACTGATATTCTAACTATCACCGTTGCACCAGACGGCCGTATTTTCTTCGGCGTAGATAGTAAAAACACCAAAATATCTATCGCACATAAAATAGCAGAACGTAAAGGAATAGAATTTACACCGGAAGAAATCCATAATTTCTCAATACTCGGTGATTATGGTGTTCCTTTTGCTAATTTAAAGCAATATCTCGGCCTTTCCTCTAAAGAACAGGAACGGGTTCAGCTCCCCGGAATACCTGCCGATAGTACTAATAACGAATTAGCCGAATGGATAGTGATGGCCAGACTTTCTAACCCAAAGCTACGTATCGCTATCAAAGGAGATAAAAACACACCTTATCCAGCCATAAAAAAGGTTATCGGTACTTTACAAGACAAAAACGTTAATAAGTTTAACTTAATTACCGGAAACGAAGCTAACCCAAACAAATAA
- a CDS encoding biopolymer transporter ExbD, whose amino-acid sequence MAAEVDTSGGGKKKGKKKKKRTSGRIDLTAMVDLAFLLLTFFILTTTLSTPQTMPVVVPPKIKDEKQDEIKREKVAESKMLVLLLADNDRIYYYQPSEKPELKSTNFSKNGIRKVLLEKEAFVQENFRDNAIYLIKIDDSAKYKNVVDILDEMNITSMKKYALVDITKEEQELIKKYKEQFGT is encoded by the coding sequence ATGGCAGCAGAAGTAGATACCTCCGGTGGGGGGAAGAAAAAAGGAAAAAAGAAAAAGAAAAGGACATCCGGCCGTATTGACTTGACGGCTATGGTGGACTTAGCTTTCTTACTCCTGACTTTCTTTATCTTAACTACAACCCTAAGCACCCCACAAACGATGCCAGTAGTTGTGCCTCCAAAAATAAAGGACGAAAAACAAGATGAGATAAAGAGAGAAAAAGTAGCAGAATCCAAAATGTTGGTTTTACTACTTGCAGATAACGACAGAATATATTACTACCAACCTTCAGAAAAACCGGAACTCAAATCTACAAACTTCTCTAAAAATGGAATTCGGAAGGTTTTGTTAGAAAAAGAAGCCTTTGTTCAGGAAAACTTTAGGGATAATGCGATTTATCTAATCAAAATTGACGATTCCGCTAAGTATAAAAATGTTGTAGATATTCTTGATGAAATGAATATTACCAGTATGAAGAAATATGCATTGGTGGATATTACTAAAGAAGAACAAGAACTTATCAAAAAATATAAGGAGCAATTTGGCACTTAA
- a CDS encoding TonB family protein, which yields MSTQIVDLDEIVFQSRNKSYGAYVLRQLYPRNVSRAFAIALSLMVLAMLWPLISEYLSSEDLLDQKKKSISYAELSEPPPIDKKEEQIKPPEVEPPPPPKAASIKFVIPEPVADDKAKPEETIASVDSILKSNPGLETQEGSNDAPVDFGDVDGKGNTPSEIKETEKEPDPNEFIAVEKEAAPVNMDDIKKAIGYPPTAKEAGISGKVILRLLVGKDGSVVKHIVIKSPHKILTEAVVPHLSSLKFTPAIQANRPVQTWVTIPFDFRLQ from the coding sequence ATGAGTACGCAAATAGTTGATTTAGATGAGATTGTCTTTCAATCTCGTAATAAGAGCTACGGAGCCTATGTGTTGCGTCAGCTTTACCCCAGAAACGTATCTCGGGCTTTTGCTATTGCACTGTCACTCATGGTGCTTGCGATGCTTTGGCCTCTGATTTCCGAATATCTAAGTTCTGAAGATTTATTAGATCAAAAGAAAAAATCTATTTCGTATGCGGAACTTTCTGAACCCCCTCCAATTGATAAAAAAGAAGAGCAGATAAAGCCACCGGAAGTAGAGCCGCCGCCGCCGCCCAAAGCAGCATCTATCAAGTTTGTGATTCCTGAACCGGTAGCTGATGACAAAGCTAAACCGGAAGAAACCATAGCTTCGGTAGATTCTATCCTAAAATCCAACCCCGGCTTAGAAACCCAAGAAGGCTCTAACGATGCCCCTGTTGATTTTGGTGATGTTGACGGAAAAGGAAACACCCCATCCGAAATCAAAGAAACAGAAAAAGAACCAGACCCAAATGAATTTATCGCAGTAGAAAAAGAAGCCGCTCCCGTAAATATGGACGACATCAAGAAGGCAATTGGCTACCCGCCTACGGCAAAAGAAGCCGGAATATCCGGAAAAGTAATCCTTAGACTTTTGGTCGGAAAAGACGGATCCGTTGTTAAACATATTGTGATTAAATCTCCACATAAGATTTTGACAGAAGCAGTCGTTCCGCACTTATCCAGCTTAAAATTTACTCCGGCTATTCAAGCTAACCGGCCAGTACAAACATGGGTAACAATACCCTTCGACTTCCGCCTTCAGTAA
- a CDS encoding MaoC family dehydratase yields MITVNQEYRHTFSFTQQDVEKFAAVSGDNNPIHLDPAYAAKTVFKKPIIHGFLGASVFSKVFGMLFPGEGTVYMSQNMRFMAPMFTDQPYEAVFKVLEVNAEKHRAKIETTVLDNEGKIIISGDAMVMNPNRI; encoded by the coding sequence ATGATTACTGTAAATCAAGAATACCGGCATACTTTCTCTTTTACCCAACAAGATGTAGAAAAGTTTGCAGCCGTTTCTGGGGACAATAACCCCATTCACTTAGACCCAGCGTATGCTGCAAAAACAGTATTTAAAAAACCTATTATACACGGCTTTTTAGGTGCAAGTGTCTTTTCAAAAGTATTTGGAATGTTATTTCCTGGAGAGGGAACTGTCTATATGTCTCAAAATATGCGCTTTATGGCTCCAATGTTTACAGACCAGCCCTATGAAGCAGTATTCAAAGTGTTAGAAGTTAATGCAGAAAAGCACCGCGCTAAAATAGAAACTACCGTACTTGACAATGAGGGAAAAATCATAATCTCCGGAGACGCTATGGTTATGAACCCTAACCGGATATAG
- a CDS encoding tetratricopeptide repeat protein: MLLTVLSLGSGFSIAQTSKNLYEAGLQQYEAGNLQQAISIFTVAIKLDTNYISAYCARGWAFFESGQPDSAFNDIFHVLKIDSLHPIANQHLSWFLATQKDYTKAVFYATRAISADSADHFCWYNRGRIWLEQEIYDKALFDIEQAKKRLPQYVEYCFYCGYIKYKQGRFHEAITDFSEAIGLDSTFADAYSNRGMCFYELDQYGTAIQDFNKALEFNPEDGETYLNRGGAKAQMGNLDDACEDWKFSLALGFLEAGDYIRDYCTQDTVIQPVFMLGNIPIKYGMHLNLTDTTSLVCKVTGLKPYSDVFYIVKNSQNQLIKQITASKDAPKVNPDTTASLDFSFIKPNKHAVIKVIFLNYSGENSVIEWKVNLK; the protein is encoded by the coding sequence TTGCTCCTCACTGTTTTAAGTTTAGGGAGCGGGTTTTCCATTGCCCAAACATCTAAAAACCTGTATGAGGCTGGATTACAGCAGTATGAGGCCGGAAACCTCCAGCAGGCTATCAGCATATTTACGGTAGCTATTAAATTAGATACAAATTATATTTCAGCTTATTGTGCGCGAGGATGGGCTTTTTTTGAAAGTGGCCAACCCGACTCAGCATTCAATGATATTTTTCATGTTCTCAAGATAGATTCTCTACATCCAATTGCAAACCAGCATCTAAGCTGGTTTTTAGCGACTCAAAAAGATTATACCAAAGCTGTTTTTTATGCTACAAGAGCTATCTCCGCTGATTCTGCTGACCATTTCTGCTGGTATAATCGAGGTCGAATTTGGTTAGAACAAGAAATCTATGACAAAGCCTTGTTCGATATAGAACAAGCCAAAAAGCGTCTTCCTCAATATGTAGAATATTGCTTTTATTGCGGCTATATCAAATACAAACAAGGCCGTTTTCACGAAGCAATTACCGATTTTTCAGAGGCTATTGGTTTAGACAGCACTTTTGCCGATGCTTATTCCAACAGAGGAATGTGCTTTTATGAGTTAGACCAATACGGAACAGCTATTCAGGATTTTAATAAGGCATTAGAGTTTAACCCTGAAGACGGAGAAACGTATTTGAATCGCGGGGGTGCAAAAGCACAAATGGGAAACCTCGATGATGCCTGCGAAGATTGGAAGTTTTCTTTAGCTCTGGGCTTCTTGGAAGCCGGAGATTATATCCGCGATTATTGCACACAAGATACCGTCATTCAGCCAGTATTTATGTTGGGAAATATCCCGATAAAATATGGAATGCACTTAAACCTTACTGATACAACTTCTTTGGTCTGTAAAGTAACCGGCCTAAAACCGTACTCAGATGTATTCTATATTGTAAAAAATAGCCAAAATCAGCTTATCAAACAAATAACAGCTTCCAAAGATGCACCTAAGGTAAATCCGGATACTACTGCTTCTTTGGACTTTTCGTTCATAAAGCCGAATAAACACGCCGTTATTAAAGTGATTTTTCTAAATTATTCAGGAGAAAATTCTGTGATAGAATGGAAGGTAAACCTAAAATAA
- a CDS encoding ABC transporter ATP-binding protein/permease gives MLLSGLICISLSNLFTIFPAQVVRTALDSVYDQIHNHSSEGVAQELIYFAGLVFLFALIRGIFLFWTRQSLIVLSRKIEFDQKNDLFHHFQSLNLSVLRKISTGDLMARISEDVSNVRMFTGPAIMYALNALTMFICLVATMFYVNPELTWYALLPMPVLSFSIYIVHSTIHKRSDENQKQLARLSTLTQEVFSGIRLIKAYRKEQSILNDFNNQSFIYKNKGIHLAKVDALFYPVITLLIGLSTLIVVWLGGYQVVRGVFTLGNIAEFIIYVNLLTWPVTSLGWVTSLIQRAAASQARIDEVLALNATQIFPATETTLVNDYSIVFEDVSLRYEDSGILALDSISFKIEQGSLIGIMGATGCGKSTLAALIPRLIDCSSGKIYIGNVPIENLTKQQLRNLIGLVPQDVFLFSDTIFNNIAFGKPDATEKEVIQAAAFAGIYEDIMQFQNKFQTVVGERGVLLSGGQKQRISIARAYIRKPPILILDDSLSAVDTQTEESILKNLQFTPDYNPTVLLISHRVTSTVSAEKIIFIQQGRVVEYDSPEKLLAQKGAYAALYQKQQIEQEFYQHFSS, from the coding sequence ATGCTCCTGAGCGGGCTTATTTGCATTTCGCTCTCTAATTTATTTACCATATTTCCAGCCCAAGTAGTTCGTACGGCCTTAGATTCTGTATATGACCAGATTCACAATCATTCTTCGGAAGGAGTTGCGCAAGAACTGATTTACTTTGCCGGTTTGGTGTTTCTATTCGCCTTGATTCGCGGAATATTTTTGTTTTGGACGCGTCAGTCGCTCATTGTATTATCCCGCAAAATAGAATTTGACCAGAAAAATGACTTGTTTCATCATTTTCAAAGTTTAAATCTTTCTGTTTTGCGTAAGATTTCAACGGGAGATTTGATGGCCAGAATATCAGAGGATGTTTCTAATGTTCGGATGTTTACAGGCCCTGCCATTATGTATGCCTTAAATGCTCTTACTATGTTTATCTGCTTGGTTGCAACCATGTTTTATGTAAACCCTGAGCTAACGTGGTACGCGCTGCTGCCAATGCCGGTGTTGAGTTTCAGTATTTATATCGTTCATAGCACTATCCACAAAAGAAGTGACGAAAATCAAAAACAATTAGCTCGACTAAGCACTTTAACCCAAGAAGTTTTTAGCGGAATCCGGCTGATTAAAGCATACAGAAAAGAACAATCTATTCTAAATGACTTTAATAATCAATCTTTTATCTATAAAAATAAAGGAATTCATTTAGCGAAAGTAGATGCTTTGTTTTATCCGGTGATAACGTTATTGATTGGACTATCTACCTTGATTGTTGTTTGGTTAGGGGGGTATCAAGTTGTGCGCGGTGTTTTTACCTTAGGAAATATTGCCGAATTTATTATCTATGTTAATTTATTGACTTGGCCGGTAACCTCTTTGGGCTGGGTTACCAGCTTGATTCAACGGGCTGCTGCAAGCCAAGCACGAATAGACGAAGTATTAGCTTTAAACGCAACACAAATATTTCCAGCTACAGAAACAACATTAGTTAATGATTATAGTATTGTTTTTGAGGATGTTAGCCTTCGTTACGAGGATAGTGGAATATTAGCTTTGGATTCAATATCATTTAAAATTGAGCAAGGAAGCCTTATCGGAATCATGGGGGCAACCGGCTGCGGAAAAAGCACCCTTGCAGCTTTAATCCCCCGCCTAATAGACTGTAGTTCAGGGAAAATTTATATTGGAAATGTACCCATTGAAAACTTAACAAAGCAACAGCTACGTAATTTAATTGGATTAGTACCGCAGGATGTCTTTTTGTTTTCAGATACCATTTTTAACAACATTGCCTTTGGAAAACCGGATGCTACGGAAAAAGAAGTTATTCAGGCTGCTGCTTTTGCCGGTATCTATGAAGATATTATGCAGTTTCAAAATAAATTTCAGACAGTTGTAGGAGAACGTGGTGTTTTACTTTCCGGCGGCCAGAAACAACGTATTTCAATTGCCCGTGCCTATATCCGAAAGCCGCCTATTTTGATCTTAGATGATTCTCTTTCTGCCGTAGATACCCAAACGGAAGAATCTATCTTAAAAAATCTACAATTTACACCTGATTACAACCCCACCGTTTTGTTGATTAGCCATCGAGTAACCTCAACCGTTTCCGCAGAAAAAATTATTTTTATCCAACAAGGAAGGGTTGTAGAGTACGATAGTCCTGAAAAACTATTGGCTCAAAAGGGTGCTTATGCAGCATTGTATCAAAAACAACAAATAGAGCAGGAATTTTACCAACATTTTTCATCTTAG
- a CDS encoding IS5 family transposase: DRDIEDRTNTDLSWMTFVGLSLEDEVPDHSTLCRFRNELAGSNAYDLLLQELNQQLDKHAITVKSGCIIDASITDSPRKPTGKPTYEIAEDRKENEQTEEAIQTQTAELKLVKVNQPGVDDEARWLKKGKETRFGYKKHVITDGNGLVLALETTPANVHDHNHFNTLITKAQVPPKVAIYADKAYKSKAHTTYLKAKGLKDRVCYKAVKNKPLTKLQLKFNQLCGKHRYKIERTFAGTKSWFGGGTARYVGIAKTHAQHALEAIAYNLYRLPKLLVNNMLTPKTAPPQMQLF; encoded by the coding sequence GACAGAGACATAGAAGACAGGACCAACACCGATTTAAGCTGGATGACCTTCGTTGGGCTGAGTCTTGAAGACGAAGTACCCGACCACAGCACCCTGTGCCGCTTCCGCAACGAACTGGCAGGAAGCAATGCCTACGACTTGCTGTTGCAAGAACTTAACCAACAGCTTGATAAACATGCTATTACGGTAAAATCCGGCTGCATAATAGATGCCTCCATTACCGACAGCCCCCGCAAACCCACCGGAAAACCCACCTACGAAATTGCCGAAGACAGAAAAGAAAACGAACAAACGGAAGAAGCTATACAAACACAAACGGCTGAATTAAAGCTTGTTAAAGTAAATCAACCTGGCGTGGACGACGAAGCCCGCTGGCTCAAAAAAGGCAAAGAAACCCGCTTTGGCTACAAAAAACACGTTATTACCGACGGCAACGGATTGGTCCTTGCCCTGGAGACCACACCCGCCAACGTCCATGACCATAACCACTTTAACACATTGATAACCAAGGCACAAGTTCCCCCAAAAGTCGCCATCTATGCCGACAAAGCCTACAAATCCAAAGCCCATACCACCTACCTCAAAGCGAAGGGACTTAAAGATAGAGTGTGTTATAAAGCAGTGAAAAACAAACCCTTAACAAAATTACAACTCAAATTCAACCAACTCTGCGGCAAACACCGCTACAAAATAGAGCGCACCTTTGCCGGCACCAAAAGCTGGTTCGGCGGCGGCACCGCCCGCTATGTGGGCATCGCCAAAACCCACGCCCAGCACGCCCTGGAAGCAATTGCATACAACCTGTATAGGTTACCTAAGCTATTAGTAAACAATATGTTAACACCAAAAACGGCACCACCTCAAATGCAGCTATTTTAA